A genomic region of Drosophila kikkawai strain 14028-0561.14 chromosome X, DkikHiC1v2, whole genome shotgun sequence contains the following coding sequences:
- the Usp7 gene encoding ubiquitin carboxyl-terminal hydrolase 7, translated as MEIETDHSIEAMDTQDTQEVEIITSDLQQQQQQQTAPQQQQTAQQQQQQNSPPQLPKFKNLIHPQLHAAGAITQLPSENGNVPPQQLLADSSSTTFAGNNDSVEAMGMDDETKEDQFRSETTFSFTVENVGQLKSQRLSPPVYVRMLPWKIMVIPNDRALGFFLQCNGENDSPTWSCNAIAELRLKCHKPDAQPFSRARIKHLFYSKENDYGYSNFITWQELQDADKSYVHNNSITLEVHVIADAPHGVLWDSKKHTGYVGLKNQGATCYMNSLLQTLYFTNSLRLAVYRIPTEADDSTKSVGLSLQRVFHELQFGDRPVGTKKLTKSFGWETLDSFMQHDVQEFLRVLLDKLESKMKGTCLEGTIPGLFEGKMSSYIKCKNVDYNSTRYETFYDIQLNIKDKKNIYESFQDYVASETLEGDNKYDAGVHGLQEASKGVIFTSFPPVLHLHLMRFQYDPITDSSIKYNDRFEFYEQINLDRYLAEGEKTSADYVLHAVLVHSGDNHGGHYVVFINPKADGRWFKFDDDVVSSCRKQEAIEQNYGGMDDEISFHAKCSNAYMLVYIRQSELDRVLGDIPESEISSDLVERLDLEKRIEMARRKERSEANLYVSVHVILEEYFEGQQKRRLFDLEKTHQRPFKLKQNQTVDELVDMFVKGFGVSRDRMRMWNMCTAQTQKFLHFDFEAESSRTIEQIPTSQKPWVIFLELASPENPAPLPPFNPKTDVLLFLKYYDARNKRLNYIGCTQQPQSRRLIDLVPEVNKKLGFEPDTELTIFDEYADKKVANLSEPIDSVLFIPQDHLQGPILIFERETVDARLDLPTVEDYFLDLVYRIEIVFSDKCNPNEPDFTLELSNRYNYDQLTNAVAERLNTDPQKLQFFMCINNYKETAGNAVPYTFKGTIKDLVAYNKASTPKRIFYQRLSLSIHELDNKKQFKCVWVSSDLKEEKELVLYPNKNDTVKGLLDEAAKKITFAENSRRKLRLIKVSNHKIVAICKDEIALDTLLKTTESISTTQGAQKIYRIEEVPAEEMQLAENEYLVPVAHFSKELYNSFGVPFLAKARQGEPYGALKQRIQKRLNVPDKEWENYKFCVITVGHNADVNDNTPVDLDVYRTWTSGQLPFFGLDHINKSRKRSSLNFSEKAIKIYN; from the exons ATGGAAATAGAAACAGACCACTCGATCGAAGCAATGGACACCCAGGACACCCAAGAGGTCGAGATCATCACCAGCGAcctccaacagcagcagcagcaacagactgcgccgcaacagcaacagaccgcgcagcaacagcagcagcagaattCGCCACCGCAACTGCCGAAATTCAAGAACCTTATACATCCGCAGCTTCACGCCGCAGGAGCAATCACCCAGTTGCCCAGCGAGAACGGCAACGTGCCGCCACAGCAATTACTTGCCGACAGTAGCTCAACGACATTTGCCGGCAATAACGATTCGGTCGAGGCCATGGGCATGGATGATGAAACCAAGGAGGATCAGTTCCGTTCAGAGACGACATTCTCCTTTACCGTGGAGAATGTGGGTCAACTGAAAAGCCAGCGGTTATCACCGCCCGTCTATGTCCGAATGCTGCCCTGGAAGATAATGGTTATACCCAATGACCGGGCATTGGGCTTCTTCCTGCAGTGCAACGGGGAGAATGATTCACCCACCTGGTCATGCAATGCCATTGCCGAGCTAAGGCTCAAGTGTCACAAGCCGGACGCCCAGCCCTTCTCCCGGGCACGCATTAAGCATTTGTTTTACTCCAAGGAGAATGACTATGGTTATTCAAACTTTATAACCTGGCAGGAGCTTCAGGATGCGGACAAGAGTTATGTGCACAACAACAGCATTACGCTGGAGGTTCATGTCATTGCCGATGCCCCGCACGGTGTCCTCTGGGACTCGAAGAAGCACACCGGCTATGTGGGTCTCAAGAATCAGGGAGCAACCTGTTATATGAACTCACTGCTGCAGACGCTGTACTTCACCAATTCGTTGCGATTGGCTGTCTATCGTATACCCACGGAGGCGGATGATAGTACCAAGTCGGTGGGTCTATCCTTGCAACGGGTGTTCCATGAACTGCAGTTTGGTGATCGTCCCGTGGGCACCAAGAAACTAACCAAATCGTTTGGCTGGGAGACACTCGATTCGTTTATGCAGCACGATGTCCAAGAGTTTTTAAGGGTTCTCCTCGACAAGCTGGAGTCAAAGATGAAGGGCACATGCCTGGAGGGCACCATTCCAGGACTCTTTGAGGGCAAAATGTCATCGTACATCAAGTGCAAGAATGTGGATTATAATAGCACCCGCTACGAGACCTTCTATGACATTCAGTTGAATATCAAGGATAAGAAGAACATTTACGAGTCCTTCCAGGATTATGTGGCCTCCGAGACGCTGGAGGGCGACAACAAATACGATGCCGGTGTGCATGGCCTGCAG GAGGCCAGCAAGGGTGTCATCTTCACTTCATTCCCGCCCGTCCTTCATCTGCATTTGATGCGTTTCCAATACGATCCCATCACGGACAGCTCAATCAAGTACAATGATCGCTTCGAGTTCTATGAGCAAATCAATCTGGATCGCTATTTGGCCGAGGGCGAGAAGACATCGGCGGACTATGTACTGCATGCGGTGCTGGTGCATTCGGGTGACAATCATGGCGGTCACTATGTGGTCTTTATCAATCCAAAGGCAGACGGACGTTGGTTCAAATTCGACGACGATGTGGTCTCCAGTTGCCGCAAGCAGGAGGCCATTGAACAGAATTACGGTGGCATGGACGATGAGATTTCGTTCCATGCCAAATGCAGCAATGCCTACATGCTGGTCTACATACGGCAATCGGAGTTGGATCGTGTTCTGGGCGATATACCCGAGAGCGAGATTTCGAGTGATCTGGTCGAACGACTCGATCTGGAGAAGCGCATCGAGATGGCCAGGCGCAAGGAGCGCAGCGAGGCCAATTTGTATGTCTCGGTGCACGTTATACTCGAGGAGTACTTTGAGGGTCAGCAGAAGCGGCGTCTCTTCGATCTGGAGAAGACCCATCAGCGACCGTTTAAGCTCAAGCAAAATCAAACCGTTGACGAGCTGGTGGATATGTTTGTCAAGGGATTTGGCGTTTCGCGAGATCGTATGCGTATGTGGAATATGTGCACTGCCCAAACGCAGAAATTCCTGCACTTTGACTTTGAGGCGGAGAGCTCGCGGACCATTGAGCAGATACCCACGTCACAGAAGCCCTGGGTTATCTTTTTGGAACTTGCCTCGCCCGAAAATCCTGCCCCTCTGCCTCCTTTCAATCCCAAAACGGATGTCCTGCTGTTCCTTAAATACTATGATGCGCGAAATAAACGCCTCAATTACATCGGATGCACACAGCAGCCTCAGAGCCGGCGGCTAATTGATCTGGTGCCGGAGGTCAACAAGAAACTGGGCTTTGAGCCGGACACCGAGTTGACCATCTTCGACGAGTATGCCGACAAGAAGGTGGCCAATCTGTCCGAACCCATCGACAGTGTGCTCTTCATACCGCAGGATCACCTTCAGGGTCCCATTCTCATCTTTGAACGTGAGACGGTCGATGCTAGGCTGGACCTGCCCACGGTGGAGGACTACTTCCTGGATCTGGTCTATCGCATCGAGATTGTCTTTAGCGACAAATGCAATCCCAATGAGCCGGACTTTACGCTGGAGCTCTCCAATCGGTACAACTACGATCAGCTGACCAATGCGGTGGCCGAACGGCTCAATACCGATCCCCAGAAGCTGCAGTTCTTTATGTGCATCAACAACTACAAGGAGACGGCGGGCAATGCGGTGCCCTACACATTCAAG GGCACCATCAAGGATCTGGTGGCATACAACAAGGCGAGCACCCCCAAGCGCATCTTCTACCAGCGCCTGTCCCTCAGCATCCACGAGCTGGACAACAAGAAACAATTCAAGTGCGTCTGGGTGAGCAGCGACCtcaaggaggagaaggagctggtGTTGTATCCCAACAAGAACGACACGGTCAAGGGCCTGCTGGACGAGGCGGCCAAGAAGATAACGTTCGCGGAGAACAGTCGTCGCAAGCTGCGGCTGATTAAGGTCAGCAATCACAAGATCGTGGCGATTTGCAAGGATGAAATAGCATTGGATACGCTGCTAAAGACCACCGAATCGATATCGACGACGCAGGGCGCACAGAAGATCTATCGCATCGAGGAGGTGCCGGCGGAGGAGATGCAGCTGGCGGAGAACGAATATCTCGTACCGGTGGCCCATTTCAGCAAGGAGCTATACAACTCGTTTGGGGTACCCTTCCTGGCCAAGGCGCGTCAGGGAGAGCCGTATGGTGCATTGAAGCAGCGCATCCAAAAACGCCTAAATGTACCGGACAAGGAGTGGGAGA